In Eremothecium gossypii ATCC 10895 chromosome V, complete sequence, the genomic stretch CGGTCGTCTATCGAAAGATCCTGGCCGCTGGCGGGCGGGAGCCGGTGGCTCATCAGGATGGCGTTCCGCAGCGAGCCCTGGTTCCCCTTGCCGCCGTGTTTTTTCTTCTTGATGCCCGCGAACTGCGACGCGGGCGGCATGCTGCCAGAGCTGACGGTGGAGGTGGACGAGACCGCGGAATTGGCGTACGCGGGCTccagctgcggcggcgcctgggcgtcgcgcagctgcgtcGCGCTCGAGGTCGAGACGGAGGCCGTCAGGCTCGACGCGTTCAGCCTGCGGCAGGACGAGTGCAGGATCGTCGGCACCGAGTGGGAGCGGAACTTCATCCGGCGCAGCCGGCCCGCCGACGGCCTCTGGTCGTTGCGCGAGCGGTGCTCCTGTGATGACGCGGCCGACGCCGACGACGCCGACACGGCCGTCGCCGCCGAGTCCCCCCGGGCCAGCGCGCTCGCCGCAGATGCAGGGGTAGACAGGAACTGCCCCGTCTGGGTGTCGAAGGGCTTGAAGATCGTCGTGTTGTTGTGAGTCATCGTCGTGTTGAAGGACGAGTCCGCCGGGCCcccgcgctcgcgctccagcCGGCGCGCCGGGCCCTCGTCCGCCAcgccctgctgctgcgacgGCGTGATGTAGCCCTGCGACCCCAGCGCGCGCATGTCTTGCATGTAGTCCGtcagctgctgccgcggGTCCGGCTGCTTCAGCCCCGGCCCCGCGCTCCGCGCCTCCTCCCCCTCTGCGTTATCCTCCGGCGACGACGCCGCTGTTGCCATCGTGTTCGGGCCACCGCTGCCGGGCGACGAGCTGCCCGCGTCCGCCTGCGACACCCGCCCAGCCGTGGGCTCGGACTTGAGCGCTATGGTCTCCGCTGGTGGCGTGTTCGTGTGCGTCCTGGCCTGGTCCATGCTGATACCTCCCTGTATCCACCTGCGCTCCTCTGCTGCTACCTCAGAGCTGTAGTTATCCGCTGGTGACTGCTTAAAAAAAATGTCCTATCTCTTTCTTTTCCTAGAGCACCGTACCTCCTTTAAAAAGCCCGCCACTGCCAATTCTTTCTTTTCAGTTCTTAATAATACTCGGCCGCACTTCGTATACCTTGCTGTTCCCTTGCGTTTCCCTTGCGTTTCTGCTCGACCCACGCTTCCCCTTTCCTTCCAGACGTCTCCGATACAGCGGTAGATACACCAGAACTCGGTTTGCGCGATGATCTTGCAGACACGCCTGCGCCCGTAGTCCGTGCGAGTGCAGACTGCGTCGCCGAAGAAATAGCTTTGTGCCAGGCGGTCGCCGAGGCGTTGCGGGACTCACCGCAGAAAAGAAACAcgctgcggccgcgcggccgcaAAGCAGCCAGGCGCAACGGGCGCGCCGCAAAAGCAACCGTGACACACGATATGGCAGATTCACATACATATTATACATAGCCGGCCGCGGCACGCGGCTCAGCCGCCGAAGCCGTACAAGGTGCGGCCCTGGCGCTTGAGCGCGTACACGACGTCGAGCGAGGTGACGGTCTTGCGCTTGGCGTGCTCGGTGTAGGTGACGGCGTCGCGGATGACGGACTCCAGGAACGACTTGAGCACCGCGCGCACGTCCTCGTAGATGAGGCCGGAGATGCGCTTGACGCCGCCACGGCGGGCCAGGCGGCGGATGGCGGGCTTGGTGATGCCCTGGATGTTGTCGCGGAGGATCTTGCGGTGGCGCTTCGCGCCGCCCTTGCCGAGGCCCTTGCCCCCCTTACCTCTGCCGGACATGCTTGGTGCTCGTGGGGGCcacggc encodes the following:
- the HHF1 gene encoding histone H4 (Syntenic homolog of Saccharomyces cerevisiae YBR009C (HHF1)) codes for the protein MSGRGKGGKGLGKGGAKRHRKILRDNIQGITKPAIRRLARRGGVKRISGLIYEDVRAVLKSFLESVIRDAVTYTEHAKRKTVTSLDVVYALKRQGRTLYGFGG